Proteins encoded by one window of Mycolicibacterium sp. ND9-15:
- a CDS encoding DUF2235 domain-containing protein has product MKKLVMCFDRTRRDCEPDTATNASRLFHLLDDGADQLAWYHSSVGPGGTKMPRRCRTSADDARAAITEAYQFLIDRWEPGDRIYLFGIGRGGYCAQALTRLLSTVGVLPELMDYVLGAYALPRTRRTRQDWMRVTQVASGLAQQREVPVPVRFLGLWDALKVSGVPRWSMPDPMPNVEVGRHAVAIDGRPGERLVTSASGRIEEVWFRGAHRDVAGGADACEPLAEITFDWMLDGALGAGLTLPAERMNTVPGPGLFDALAETPPTISLRKLPENAAIHSSVELYLREHPRYWKRLPVHVAWSDRDWAARGERLVRTQGATAGRVPVDTASFGSLSDPGSNGAESSPANGRDHPPTGQNCPIGEERRSSKSTLEPISK; this is encoded by the coding sequence GTGAAAAAGCTTGTGATGTGCTTTGACCGCACTCGTCGCGATTGCGAGCCCGATACCGCCACGAATGCGTCTCGACTCTTCCATCTCCTCGACGACGGCGCCGACCAGCTCGCCTGGTACCACTCGAGCGTCGGACCCGGCGGGACGAAGATGCCGCGCCGATGCAGGACCTCCGCTGACGACGCTCGCGCGGCCATCACCGAGGCCTACCAGTTCCTGATCGACCGGTGGGAGCCCGGAGACCGGATCTACCTGTTCGGCATCGGTCGGGGCGGCTACTGCGCACAAGCCCTGACCCGGCTGCTGTCCACCGTCGGCGTACTACCCGAGTTGATGGATTACGTGCTCGGCGCTTATGCGTTGCCACGGACCCGACGCACCCGCCAAGACTGGATGCGGGTGACCCAGGTTGCATCGGGGCTCGCGCAGCAGCGCGAGGTCCCCGTCCCGGTCCGATTCCTGGGCCTGTGGGACGCACTGAAAGTTTCCGGCGTCCCTCGCTGGTCGATGCCCGATCCGATGCCCAACGTCGAGGTTGGAAGGCACGCGGTTGCGATCGACGGCCGCCCGGGTGAACGGCTGGTGACCTCGGCGTCGGGCCGCATCGAAGAGGTCTGGTTCCGCGGTGCGCACCGCGACGTCGCCGGTGGGGCCGATGCCTGCGAACCGCTGGCCGAGATCACCTTCGACTGGATGCTCGACGGCGCGCTCGGCGCCGGGCTGACGCTTCCGGCCGAACGCATGAACACCGTGCCGGGGCCCGGACTGTTCGATGCGCTCGCCGAAACGCCACCTACGATCTCGCTCCGCAAGCTTCCGGAGAATGCGGCGATCCACTCGAGCGTCGAGTTGTATCTGCGCGAGCACCCGCGGTACTGGAAGCGGCTACCGGTTCACGTCGCGTGGTCGGACCGCGACTGGGCGGCGCGCGGTGAGCGACTGGTTCGTACCCAGGGCGCGACCGCCGGTCGAGTCCCCGTCGACACGGCCTCATTCGGCTCGCTCAGCGATCCTGGCAGCAATGGAGCCGAGTCGAGTCCGGCGAACGGCCGCGACCACCCGCCCACAGGTCAGAACTGCCCGATCGGCGAAGAGCGCCGATCCAGCAAATCGACGCTGGAGCCAATTAGCAAATGA
- the rpmG gene encoding 50S ribosomal protein L33 — translation MASSTDVRPKITLACEVCKHRNYITKKNRRNDPDRLEIKKFCPNCGKHQPHKESR, via the coding sequence GTGGCCTCCAGTACCGACGTACGGCCGAAGATCACTTTGGCTTGCGAGGTGTGCAAGCACCGTAACTACATCACCAAGAAGAATCGCCGCAACGACCCCGACCGGCTCGAGATCAAGAAGTTCTGCCCGAACTGCGGCAAGCACCAGCCCCACAAAGAATCGCGCTGA
- the hadB gene encoding (3R)-hydroxyacyl-ACP dehydratase subunit HadB, with translation MPLREFASVKKGDVLPEKVIPLTRQDLVNYAGVSGDLNPIHWDDEIAKQVGLDTAIAHGMLTMGLGGGYVTEWVGDPAAVTEYNVRFTAVVPVPNDGVGAEIVFSGRVKAVEPETKTVTIALSATTGGKKIFGRAVAVAKLA, from the coding sequence ATGCCACTGCGTGAGTTCGCCTCGGTGAAAAAGGGCGACGTGCTTCCCGAGAAGGTGATTCCGCTGACTCGGCAGGATCTCGTCAACTACGCCGGGGTGTCGGGTGACCTCAACCCGATCCACTGGGACGACGAGATCGCCAAGCAGGTCGGTCTCGACACCGCGATCGCGCACGGCATGCTCACCATGGGCCTGGGCGGCGGCTATGTCACCGAGTGGGTCGGCGATCCGGCGGCGGTCACCGAGTACAACGTACGGTTCACCGCGGTGGTGCCGGTGCCCAACGACGGTGTCGGCGCCGAGATCGTCTTCAGTGGCCGGGTGAAAGCCGTTGAGCCCGAGACGAAGACGGTGACCATCGCCCTCTCGGCCACCACCGGGGGCAAGAAGATCTTCGGCCGTGCGGTGGCCGTCGCGAAGTTGGCGTGA
- the hadC gene encoding (3R)-hydroxyacyl-ACP dehydratase subunit HadC, giving the protein MALKIDIQGMVWKYPEPYVVGHEQIRQYARAVKADDPQSHSLEAAEAAGHDALIAPPTFMSIFAVMIQRHFFQHNDVGFETMQIVQVDQKFKFHRPIKAGDALTGTLYIQSVDERFGADIVTTRNTLVDQNGELVMESFTTLMGHEGDNSISAGWDPETGQVVRKPVVHDPVHDPVHEAPEDGTPEDGDATGEATA; this is encoded by the coding sequence GTGGCTCTCAAAATCGACATCCAGGGGATGGTCTGGAAATATCCCGAGCCCTACGTGGTGGGTCATGAGCAGATCCGCCAGTACGCCCGTGCCGTCAAGGCCGATGACCCGCAGAGCCACAGCTTGGAGGCCGCCGAGGCGGCAGGCCACGATGCGCTGATCGCGCCGCCGACTTTCATGTCGATCTTCGCGGTGATGATCCAGCGGCATTTCTTCCAGCACAACGACGTGGGCTTCGAGACGATGCAGATCGTGCAGGTCGACCAGAAGTTCAAGTTCCATCGGCCGATCAAAGCCGGCGACGCGCTTACGGGGACGTTGTACATCCAGTCGGTGGACGAACGCTTCGGCGCCGACATCGTGACCACCCGCAACACGCTCGTCGACCAGAACGGCGAGCTCGTCATGGAATCGTTCACCACTCTGATGGGTCATGAGGGCGACAATTCGATCTCGGCCGGTTGGGATCCGGAGACGGGACAGGTGGTGCGCAAGCCCGTCGTACATGACCCCGTACATGACCCCGTACATGAGGCTCCTGAGGACGGCACTCCCGAAGACGGCGACGCGACCGGCGAGGCCACCGCCTAG
- the hadA gene encoding (3R)-hydroxyacyl-ACP dehydratase subunit HadA, which translates to MSLSERIVGMRYRYPDHYVVGREKVREYAVAVKNDDRVFFDEDAAAELGHRALPAPLTFTSVLGYMAQTSFFEHAGIGITDMKIVQVDQVLKYVRPIFAGDKLYCDVYVDSVRQAHGTDIVVLKNIVTNEAGDVLQETYTTLAGRTGDGEEGFSDATA; encoded by the coding sequence GTGTCGTTGTCCGAGCGGATTGTCGGGATGCGCTATCGCTATCCCGATCACTACGTCGTTGGCCGCGAGAAGGTCCGCGAATACGCGGTCGCGGTCAAGAACGACGACCGCGTGTTCTTCGACGAGGACGCCGCCGCCGAACTCGGCCACAGGGCGCTGCCTGCACCGCTGACATTCACCAGCGTCCTCGGCTACATGGCGCAGACGTCGTTCTTCGAGCACGCCGGCATCGGCATCACCGACATGAAGATCGTGCAGGTCGATCAGGTGCTCAAATATGTCAGGCCGATCTTCGCCGGCGACAAGCTCTACTGCGACGTGTACGTGGACTCCGTGCGGCAGGCCCACGGCACAGACATCGTCGTACTCAAGAACATCGTCACCAACGAAGCCGGTGACGTCCTACAGGAGACATACACGACCCTGGCGGGTCGGACGGGTGACGGAGAAGAGGGTTTTTCAGATGCCACTGCGTGA
- a CDS encoding crotonase/enoyl-CoA hydratase family protein, protein MTSLVGYEMKDSVATIGLNDGKVNVLGPAMQTAINEALDRAEKDSAKAVVLAGNERVFSGGFDLTVFQSGDAQAAHGMLAGGFELAVRCLTFPAPVVMAATGPAIAMGSFLLLSGDHRVGQPNTRCQAIEVAIGMTIPNAALEIMRFRLTPAVFHRGAALASMFTGDEAINGGWLDEIVEADRVLVRAQEAATEFAATLHAGAHVATKLKARESALGAIRAGIDGLATEFNLG, encoded by the coding sequence ATGACCAGCCTCGTTGGCTATGAGATGAAGGATTCCGTCGCGACGATCGGGCTGAACGACGGCAAGGTCAACGTGCTCGGCCCGGCGATGCAGACCGCGATCAACGAGGCACTCGACCGAGCCGAGAAGGACTCGGCCAAAGCAGTGGTGCTCGCGGGTAACGAACGCGTATTCAGCGGCGGTTTCGACCTCACGGTGTTTCAGTCCGGCGATGCGCAGGCGGCGCACGGGATGTTGGCCGGCGGGTTCGAGCTAGCGGTGCGGTGTCTGACGTTCCCGGCGCCCGTGGTCATGGCGGCGACGGGCCCGGCGATCGCGATGGGCTCGTTCCTGCTGCTGTCGGGCGACCACCGGGTGGGGCAGCCGAACACCCGATGCCAGGCCATCGAGGTGGCGATCGGCATGACGATCCCGAACGCCGCGCTGGAGATCATGCGGTTTCGGTTGACGCCCGCCGTGTTCCACCGGGGCGCGGCGCTCGCCTCGATGTTCACCGGCGACGAGGCCATCAACGGTGGGTGGCTAGACGAGATCGTCGAGGCCGATCGGGTGCTGGTGCGAGCGCAGGAGGCGGCGACCGAGTTTGCAGCCACTCTGCACGCCGGTGCGCACGTGGCGACCAAGCTGAAGGCCCGCGAGTCCGCGCTTGGAGCGATTCGCGCCGGAATCGACGGGCTGGCAACGGAATTCAACCTCGGCTAG
- a CDS encoding NYN domain-containing protein — MTENGATRVAVYLDFDNIVISRYDQIHGRNSFQRDKAAGFHKHPGRLTQATVDVGAIIDFASSFGTLVLTKAYADWSTDVNADYRDQLVGRAVDLVQLFPAAAYSKNGADIRLAVDAVEDMFRLPDLTHVVIVAGDSDYIPLAQRCKRLGRYVVGIGITGSISKSLTAACDEYVSYDALPGVPAVKSDALKRRRTKADEEQEAETPDPQAAATALLERALRVAHGKDDSDSDWLHNSAVKAQMKRMDPSFSEKSLGFRSFSDFLRSRTDLVELDESSTTRLVRLHSED, encoded by the coding sequence GTGACCGAAAACGGCGCGACCCGTGTTGCGGTGTACCTCGACTTCGACAACATCGTGATCTCTCGCTACGACCAGATCCACGGGCGCAACTCGTTTCAGCGCGACAAAGCCGCGGGCTTCCACAAGCATCCGGGACGGCTCACACAGGCGACCGTCGACGTCGGCGCGATCATCGACTTCGCGTCCTCGTTCGGCACGCTGGTACTGACCAAGGCCTATGCCGACTGGTCTACCGACGTCAACGCCGACTACCGCGATCAGCTGGTCGGCCGCGCGGTCGATCTCGTGCAGCTGTTCCCGGCCGCCGCCTACAGCAAGAACGGTGCCGACATCCGGCTCGCGGTCGACGCCGTCGAGGACATGTTCCGGCTGCCCGACCTCACCCACGTCGTGATCGTCGCCGGCGACTCCGACTACATTCCGCTCGCGCAGCGATGCAAACGCCTCGGCCGCTATGTCGTCGGAATCGGCATCACCGGATCGATCAGCAAGTCGCTGACCGCGGCCTGTGACGAGTACGTCTCCTACGACGCGCTGCCCGGCGTTCCGGCGGTGAAGTCGGACGCGCTGAAGCGGCGCCGCACCAAGGCCGACGAAGAGCAGGAAGCCGAGACGCCCGACCCGCAGGCCGCCGCGACCGCGCTGCTGGAACGGGCGCTGCGGGTCGCCCATGGTAAGGACGACTCTGACTCCGACTGGCTGCACAACTCCGCGGTCAAGGCGCAGATGAAGCGGATGGACCCGTCGTTCTCGGAGAAGTCGCTGGGGTTCCGCTCGTTCAGCGACTTCCTGCGCTCGCGCACCGACCTGGTCGAACTCGACGAGAGCAGCACCACCCGGCTGGTACGGCTGCATAGCGAGGACTGA
- a CDS encoding MBL fold metallo-hydrolase, with protein MASDRLYFRQLLSGRDFAAEDMIAQQMRNFAYLIGDRETGDTVIVDPAYAAGDLVDVLEADGMRLSGVLVTHHHPDHVGGSMMGFKLKGLAELLERTSVPVHVNKLEADWVSNVTGIARSELIEHQHGDVVNIGDIDIELLHTPGHTPGSQCFLLDGRLVAGDTLFLEGCGRTDFPGGNVDDMFRSLQALAKLSGDPTVFPGHWYSMEPSASLSEVRQTNYVYRASNLDQWRMLMGG; from the coding sequence ATGGCTTCGGATCGGCTTTACTTCCGTCAGTTGTTGTCGGGTCGCGACTTCGCGGCCGAAGACATGATCGCCCAGCAGATGCGCAACTTCGCCTACCTGATCGGCGACCGCGAGACCGGCGACACCGTGATCGTCGACCCCGCCTACGCAGCGGGCGATCTCGTCGACGTGCTCGAGGCCGACGGCATGCGTCTGTCCGGGGTGCTCGTCACCCACCACCACCCCGACCACGTCGGCGGGTCGATGATGGGCTTCAAGCTGAAAGGGCTGGCCGAGCTACTGGAACGCACGAGCGTGCCGGTACACGTCAACAAGCTCGAGGCGGACTGGGTTTCGAACGTCACCGGCATCGCGCGCAGCGAACTCATCGAGCATCAGCACGGCGATGTGGTCAACATCGGCGACATCGACATCGAACTACTGCACACCCCCGGTCACACCCCGGGCAGCCAGTGCTTCCTGCTCGACGGGCGACTCGTCGCGGGCGACACCCTGTTCCTGGAAGGCTGCGGGCGCACCGACTTCCCCGGCGGCAACGTCGACGACATGTTTCGCAGCCTGCAGGCGCTCGCGAAACTGTCGGGTGATCCGACCGTGTTCCCCGGCCACTGGTACTCGATGGAACCGAGCGCATCGCTGTCGGAGGTGCGCCAGACCAACTACGTCTACCGGGCGAGCAACCTCGACCAGTGGCGGATGCTGATGGGCGGCTGA